In the Caldalkalibacillus salinus genome, one interval contains:
- a CDS encoding GTP cyclohydrolase II: MKITYEQQIKDTLASRLSLLYDDDGHPLYLFGPVNLPVKLKGEDHTLKWYTWLKEDNMTEDPKELIEELPQKNLAQLQQSSVLVYGDFAHAEEAAVRVHSICHTGDIFGSQRCDCGSQLQSALQKIIIYGAGALIYVADHEGRGIGLFSKAMTYALQEEGLDTAEANVALGYAPDQRDYGDVALVLKHLRQRPITLLTNNPDKKAYLRQGQVDVKRVESAVGEVSVYNQKYLETKIETFNHTISRREITLGNRLIK, from the coding sequence ATGAAGATAACTTATGAGCAGCAAATAAAAGATACATTGGCTTCCCGTTTATCTTTACTTTATGACGATGATGGCCATCCTTTGTATCTTTTTGGGCCAGTTAATCTACCAGTGAAACTAAAAGGTGAAGATCATACTCTCAAGTGGTATACATGGTTGAAAGAGGATAATATGACAGAAGATCCAAAAGAATTAATAGAGGAGCTGCCTCAAAAAAATTTGGCTCAGCTGCAACAAAGTTCCGTTCTAGTATATGGAGACTTTGCTCATGCAGAAGAAGCAGCAGTGCGTGTTCATAGTATTTGCCACACAGGAGATATATTTGGGAGTCAACGTTGTGACTGCGGTAGTCAGCTTCAATCTGCTCTACAGAAGATCATCATATATGGCGCAGGTGCTCTAATATATGTTGCAGATCATGAGGGACGTGGTATCGGGCTATTCAGTAAAGCAATGACTTATGCGTTGCAAGAAGAAGGCTTAGATACAGCCGAAGCAAACGTTGCTTTAGGCTATGCACCTGATCAACGAGATTACGGTGATGTCGCACTAGTGCTAAAGCATTTACGTCAAAGACCGATCACGCTTTTAACTAATAACCCAGACAAAAAGGCTTATCTACGACAAGGTCAAGTGGACGTTAAACGTGTTGAAAGTGCTGTGGGAGAGGTCTCCGTGTACAACCAAAAATATCTGGAAACTAAAATTGAAACCTTCAATCATACCATCTCTCGTAGGGAAATAACCCTTGGGAATCGGCTCATAAAATAA
- a CDS encoding WD40 repeat domain-containing protein gives MSETQVMTKSKHVFNKHRGPVTCATHLPTKNAVVTSGYDGAIGWFNFDTDDIKLLGYHEHLANRIVVNSDGTRAASCSSDYTIKIWNLSTFNLEKTLYGHSDDVEDFIFVDDHTGVSASRDQRILIWNLDTGAITRVIDGHEKDVLSLAYHDGKIYSSGDDKTLRVWDLQTGNLLNMWGPFEVETDTCAIDTNHGRVILGCDDGCIRVFDIKDGKMIREIAAHESGIKKVSVSPVNGDILSAAYDQKILVWDADSLSLKLNLEQNQIKWERSLNFSSDGQKVYAGTFDGTVLCWDAITGQFLSEIGRHEEVKGNACFNDVAADHEGKLALVSDDGYMRLADLNSGEDMAIFEPTSGRFLMNGVAMSAKYNLVVGGAHNQRIHIFKEDQGQLQQTAEALIGEGPINTIRISEHQGYEQASFVGCYSGAIVRVNEKGEIMDKLEVHDGAVKALRLHPYQPLGVSCSAEGELLSWNFNGEVVQQYLGHTAIINDVDISPSGKYAASVSRDFSVKVFELDTGKLLYSYNLGRKSLKSVSFIDELTVVVGDYWGNIVKVDLESGDITRQTLARNGISSITRYDRYFIAVSYDGSVNVVDSNLTIVKKILAMAQRIQ, from the coding sequence ATGAGTGAAACCCAGGTTATGACGAAAAGTAAACATGTGTTTAACAAGCACAGAGGACCGGTTACATGCGCCACGCACTTGCCCACAAAAAATGCCGTAGTTACATCAGGTTATGATGGTGCCATAGGTTGGTTTAACTTTGATACCGACGATATAAAATTACTGGGTTACCATGAGCATTTAGCCAATCGTATTGTTGTGAACAGTGATGGAACAAGAGCTGCATCATGTTCCTCAGATTATACTATTAAAATTTGGAATCTTTCGACATTTAATTTAGAAAAAACATTGTATGGACATAGTGATGATGTAGAAGATTTTATATTTGTAGATGACCATACAGGCGTATCAGCCTCCAGAGATCAACGCATTCTGATTTGGAATCTGGATACAGGGGCTATAACGCGTGTTATTGATGGGCATGAGAAGGATGTCCTTTCTCTAGCTTATCACGATGGGAAAATATACTCTTCAGGGGATGATAAAACGCTACGCGTATGGGACTTACAGACTGGCAATCTTTTAAATATGTGGGGGCCGTTTGAAGTCGAAACTGATACTTGTGCGATTGATACAAACCATGGCCGTGTAATTTTAGGGTGTGATGATGGGTGTATACGTGTATTTGATATTAAAGATGGGAAAATGATTCGTGAAATAGCGGCTCATGAATCAGGCATTAAAAAAGTATCGGTGTCACCAGTTAACGGAGATATCTTATCCGCTGCGTACGATCAGAAGATACTCGTTTGGGACGCTGATTCCTTATCGCTTAAATTGAATTTAGAACAAAATCAGATTAAATGGGAAAGATCTTTAAATTTCTCCTCAGACGGACAAAAAGTGTATGCTGGAACTTTTGATGGTACTGTATTATGCTGGGATGCTATAACCGGTCAGTTCCTATCGGAGATTGGGAGACATGAAGAAGTCAAAGGTAACGCTTGTTTCAATGACGTAGCTGCGGATCACGAGGGAAAACTTGCGCTTGTCAGTGATGATGGCTACATGAGATTAGCCGACCTGAACAGCGGGGAGGACATGGCTATTTTTGAACCCACTTCCGGACGGTTTCTAATGAACGGGGTGGCGATGAGTGCAAAGTATAATCTTGTTGTTGGCGGTGCCCATAATCAAAGGATTCATATTTTCAAAGAGGATCAAGGCCAGCTCCAACAAACAGCGGAAGCGTTAATAGGAGAAGGGCCCATTAATACCATAAGAATATCGGAACATCAGGGCTATGAGCAAGCGTCATTTGTGGGATGCTACAGTGGCGCCATTGTAAGGGTCAATGAAAAAGGAGAGATAATGGACAAGCTTGAAGTTCACGATGGAGCTGTAAAAGCATTACGTTTACACCCATATCAACCTTTAGGGGTGAGTTGCTCAGCTGAAGGAGAGTTACTGTCATGGAATTTTAACGGAGAAGTTGTTCAACAATATTTAGGCCATACTGCAATCATTAATGATGTTGATATTTCACCTTCTGGAAAATACGCGGCAAGTGTATCTCGTGACTTCTCAGTCAAGGTTTTTGAGCTTGATACAGGAAAGCTACTATATTCGTATAATTTAGGCCGTAAATCTCTCAAATCAGTCAGTTTTATTGATGAACTAACAGTCGTCGTAGGAGATTACTGGGGAAATATCGTCAAGGTGGATTTAGAGTCAGGAGACATCACTCGTCAAACATTAGCTAGGAATGGTATCAGTAGCATAACACGTTACGATCGTTATTTTATAGCAGTCTCTTATGATGGTAGTGTCAATGTCGTTGATTCAAACCTGACCATTGTTAAGAAAATACTGGCTATGGCACAACGAATACAATAG
- the yhbH gene encoding sporulation protein YhbH codes for MRKDQTFILSKDDWSLHRKGYEDQARHQEKVKEAIKKNLPDLVTEESVILSNGREVIKIPIRSLDEYKFRYNYNKQQHAGQGDGDSQVGDVVARDGKPQGPGKGQGAGDQAGEDYYEAEVDVEQLQEMLFSELALPNLKQKEKDQIKVKDIRFNDIRKKGLMGNIDKKRTLLEAIRRNALEGKRDKDLLKMSIDDLRFKTWEEVVQPHSNAVIIAMMDTSGSMGVFEKYVARSFFFWMTRFLRTKYEHVDIVFVAHHTEAKEVSEEAFFTKGESGGTICSSAYRKALEIIEERYSPERYNIYPFHFSDGDNLTSDNERCLKLVKKLMDISNMFGYGEVNQYNRSSTLMSAYRKIDDPRFRYAIIREKHEVYQALKTFFSENKEAVGS; via the coding sequence GTGCGAAAGGACCAGACGTTTATACTGTCCAAGGATGATTGGTCCCTCCATCGCAAAGGGTACGAAGACCAAGCGAGACATCAGGAAAAAGTCAAAGAAGCGATCAAAAAGAACCTTCCTGATCTAGTAACAGAGGAGAGTGTCATTTTATCAAACGGGCGGGAAGTCATTAAAATCCCGATTCGCTCGTTAGATGAATATAAGTTTAGATATAATTACAATAAGCAACAACATGCAGGGCAAGGTGATGGAGACAGTCAAGTAGGGGATGTCGTCGCCCGAGATGGGAAGCCACAAGGACCAGGGAAAGGACAGGGAGCGGGAGACCAAGCGGGAGAGGACTATTACGAAGCAGAAGTGGACGTTGAGCAGCTACAGGAGATGTTATTCTCGGAGTTAGCTTTACCCAATCTCAAACAAAAGGAAAAAGACCAAATTAAAGTAAAAGATATCCGCTTTAACGACATTAGGAAAAAAGGTCTTATGGGTAACATCGATAAAAAACGCACGCTTCTGGAGGCTATCCGTCGTAACGCCCTGGAAGGTAAAAGAGACAAAGATCTGTTGAAAATGTCGATCGATGATCTCAGGTTTAAAACGTGGGAAGAGGTGGTGCAACCCCATTCTAATGCCGTCATTATAGCCATGATGGATACGTCAGGCTCTATGGGTGTGTTTGAGAAATATGTCGCACGTAGCTTCTTCTTCTGGATGACACGTTTTCTTCGGACGAAATATGAGCATGTGGACATCGTCTTTGTCGCTCACCATACCGAAGCAAAAGAAGTGAGTGAAGAAGCGTTCTTCACCAAAGGCGAAAGTGGAGGAACGATTTGTTCATCCGCTTATCGTAAAGCCCTGGAGATTATCGAAGAACGCTACTCACCTGAACGTTACAACATCTATCCTTTCCACTTCTCCGATGGCGACAACCTGACATCGGATAACGAACGTTGTTTGAAGCTGGTAAAAAAATTAATGGATATCTCAAACATGTTCGGCTATGGTGAAGTAAATCAATATAATAGAAGTTCCACACTTATGTCCGCTTATCGCAAAATTGACGACCCCCGTTTCCGGTACGCTATCATACGAGAGAAACACGAGGTTTACCAGGCGTTGAAAACATTCTTTTCTGAAAACAAAGAAGCCGTCGGTTCTTAA